One part of the Marichromatium purpuratum 984 genome encodes these proteins:
- a CDS encoding proline--tRNA ligase has protein sequence MRTSQFPLHTVKETPADAEIASHQLMLRAGMIRKLAAGLYTWLPLGLRVLRKVERIVREEMDRSGALEVSMPAVQPAELWQESGRWEQYGPELLRLRDRHQREFCFGPTHEEIITDLARSEIKSYKQLPVNFYQIQTKFRDEIRPRFGVMRAREFLMKDAYSFHLDDDSLDRTYREMHATYSRIFTRCGLDFRPVQADNGSIGGSASHEFHVLASSGEDAIAFSDASDYAANVELAEAVAPRAERPAPGEAARLVDTPDTRTIADLVEGFGLSIERTVKTLVVAAAEDSEAELVALVVRGDHELNAIKAEKLPQVASPLRMASEGEIRDAIGAGPGSLGPRELPIPCIVDRAVAVAADFAAGANSDGKHWFGLNWERDLALPEVADLRNVVEGDPSPDGQGTLTIARGIEVGHIFQLGRKYSETMKATVLGEDGRATAMTMGCYGIGVSRVVAAAIEQHHDDKGICWPAPIAPFEVALVPMRMGKSYRVRETVEQLYETLRAAGVDVLLDDRDARPGFMFADMELIGVPHRIVVGDKGLDQGMVEYKGRCDAEMQLVAVDAIVDFIRERLQPNA, from the coding sequence ATGCGCACATCCCAATTCCCCCTGCACACCGTCAAAGAAACCCCCGCCGACGCCGAGATCGCCAGCCACCAGTTGATGCTGCGCGCCGGCATGATCCGCAAGCTCGCCGCCGGCCTCTACACCTGGCTGCCGCTGGGGCTACGGGTGCTGCGCAAGGTCGAGCGCATCGTGCGCGAGGAGATGGATCGCAGCGGCGCGCTCGAGGTCTCGATGCCGGCGGTGCAGCCGGCCGAGCTGTGGCAGGAGTCGGGGCGCTGGGAGCAATACGGCCCGGAGCTGCTGCGACTGCGTGACCGTCACCAGCGCGAGTTCTGCTTCGGCCCGACCCACGAGGAGATCATCACCGACCTGGCACGCAGCGAGATCAAGAGCTACAAGCAGCTGCCGGTCAACTTCTATCAGATCCAGACCAAGTTCCGCGACGAGATCCGTCCCCGCTTCGGGGTGATGCGCGCGCGCGAGTTCCTGATGAAGGACGCCTATTCCTTCCATCTCGATGACGACTCGCTCGATCGGACCTACCGCGAGATGCACGCCACCTACAGCCGCATCTTCACCCGCTGCGGGCTCGACTTCCGCCCGGTACAGGCCGACAACGGCAGCATCGGCGGCAGCGCCTCGCACGAATTCCACGTCCTCGCCAGCTCCGGCGAGGACGCCATCGCCTTCTCCGACGCCAGCGACTATGCCGCCAACGTCGAGCTGGCCGAGGCCGTGGCGCCGCGCGCCGAGCGCCCCGCACCGGGTGAGGCGGCGCGCCTGGTCGACACCCCAGACACCCGCACCATCGCCGATCTGGTCGAGGGCTTCGGGCTGTCGATCGAGCGCACCGTCAAGACCCTGGTGGTCGCCGCGGCCGAGGACAGCGAGGCCGAGCTGGTCGCGCTGGTGGTGCGTGGCGATCACGAACTCAACGCCATCAAGGCCGAGAAGCTGCCCCAGGTCGCCAGCCCGCTGCGCATGGCCAGCGAAGGCGAGATCCGTGACGCGATCGGCGCAGGCCCCGGCTCGCTCGGTCCGCGCGAGCTGCCGATCCCCTGCATCGTCGACCGCGCGGTGGCGGTCGCCGCCGACTTCGCCGCCGGCGCCAACAGCGACGGCAAGCACTGGTTCGGGCTCAACTGGGAGCGTGACCTGGCGCTGCCCGAGGTCGCCGACCTGCGTAACGTGGTCGAGGGCGACCCCAGCCCCGACGGCCAGGGTACCCTGACCATCGCCCGCGGCATCGAGGTCGGCCACATCTTCCAGCTCGGACGCAAGTACAGCGAGACGATGAAGGCCACCGTGCTCGGCGAGGACGGCCGCGCCACGGCCATGACCATGGGTTGCTACGGCATCGGCGTCTCGCGCGTCGTCGCCGCCGCCATCGAGCAACACCACGACGACAAGGGCATCTGCTGGCCGGCGCCCATCGCCCCCTTCGAGGTCGCTCTGGTGCCGATGCGCATGGGCAAGTCCTACCGGGTGAGAGAGACCGTCGAGCAGCTCTACGAGACGCTGCGCGCGGCCGGTGTCGACGTCCTGCTCGACGACCGCGACGCCCGCCCCGGATTCATGTTCGCCGACATGGAGCTGATCGGAGTCCCGCACCGCATCGTCGTCGGCGACAAGGGCCTCGATCAGGGCATGGTCGAGTACAAGGGCCGCTGCGACGCCGAGATGCAGCTCGTCGCGGTCGATGCCATCGTCGACTTCATCCGCGAGCGGTTGCAGCCGAACGCCTGA
- a CDS encoding ankyrin repeat domain-containing protein produces MHRLLPILFVAVLGACSEPPPPTLNLFRALEVGDLDQVKRHLYWEDETDRPDATGDYPLHIVARTNRVSIGRALLEHGADPERRNGADQTPLEIALANGKILFAQMLIEAGATFDPQRLLLEQAATGNADRDVHTFLLEQGAVIDQPDEQGWTALHLAIAGGHLDAVSRLIDNGADVNRVDGKGRLPLELARQPGIGPDAGTIERLLLRNGARANR; encoded by the coding sequence ATGCATCGTTTACTGCCTATCCTGTTCGTTGCCGTGCTCGGCGCCTGTAGCGAACCACCACCGCCGACACTCAATCTGTTCCGCGCACTCGAGGTCGGCGATCTCGATCAGGTCAAGCGCCACCTCTACTGGGAGGACGAGACCGACCGCCCCGACGCCACCGGCGACTACCCGTTGCACATCGTCGCTCGCACCAATCGGGTCAGCATCGGTCGCGCCCTGCTCGAGCACGGCGCCGACCCCGAACGGCGCAACGGCGCCGACCAGACCCCACTCGAGATCGCGCTGGCCAACGGCAAGATCCTCTTCGCGCAGATGCTGATCGAGGCCGGCGCCACCTTCGACCCTCAGCGACTACTGCTCGAGCAGGCCGCCACCGGCAACGCCGACCGCGACGTCCACACCTTCCTACTCGAACAGGGCGCGGTCATCGACCAACCCGACGAGCAGGGATGGACCGCGCTGCACCTGGCCATCGCCGGCGGCCATCTCGACGCCGTCTCCCGACTCATCGACAATGGCGCCGACGTCAACCGCGTCGACGGCAAGGGCCGTCTGCCACTGGAACTGGCGCGCCAACCCGGAATCGGCCCGGACGCCGGAACCATCGAGCGGTTGCTGCTGCGCAATGGTGCGCGCGCAAACCGCTGA
- a CDS encoding YtxH domain-containing protein — translation MKWYAILLGAVIGAISGVAVGYFLIPHLLSGNSGAQSLEGAVSNPLPGVAVVAAAPVQPA, via the coding sequence ATGAAGTGGTATGCCATCCTGCTGGGTGCCGTGATCGGTGCGATCAGCGGTGTCGCGGTGGGTTATTTCCTGATCCCGCACCTGCTTTCCGGCAACTCCGGCGCCCAGTCGCTCGAGGGCGCGGTGTCGAACCCCTTGCCGGGCGTTGCCGTGGTCGCGGCGGCACCCGTGCAGCCCGCCTGA
- the dapA gene encoding 4-hydroxy-tetrahydrodipicolinate synthase → MLRGSIVALVTPMHADGTVDEESLGALIDWHVESGTTAIVAVGTTGESATLDEDEHCAVIRRCVEFAAGRIPVIAGTGANSTREAIALTRCAQSAGAEAALLVTPYYNKPTQEGLYLHFKAIAEAVDLPQILYNVPGRTACDMHDETVARLAAIDNIVGIKDATADLARLETVRASCGPDFALYSGDDATGCEFMLRGGDGVISVTTNVAPRQMQAMCAAALAGEREQAVALDQPLAGLHAELFVQSNPIPVKWAVSELGRCPRGIRLPLTWLSDEYHGRVRAAMERAGIL, encoded by the coding sequence ATGTTACGCGGCAGCATCGTTGCGTTAGTCACGCCCATGCACGCCGATGGCACGGTCGATGAAGAGAGCCTGGGCGCGCTCATCGACTGGCATGTCGAGTCCGGGACCACGGCGATCGTCGCCGTCGGTACCACCGGCGAATCGGCCACCCTTGACGAGGATGAGCACTGTGCGGTCATCCGCCGCTGTGTCGAGTTCGCCGCCGGGCGCATCCCCGTCATCGCCGGTACCGGTGCGAACTCGACGCGCGAGGCCATCGCGCTGACTCGTTGCGCCCAGTCGGCCGGGGCCGAGGCCGCGCTGCTGGTCACCCCCTACTACAACAAGCCGACGCAGGAAGGGCTCTATCTGCATTTCAAGGCGATCGCCGAGGCGGTCGACCTGCCGCAGATCCTCTACAACGTCCCCGGGCGTACCGCCTGCGACATGCACGACGAGACGGTGGCGCGCCTGGCCGCGATCGACAACATCGTCGGCATCAAGGACGCCACCGCCGATCTCGCCCGGCTGGAGACCGTGCGCGCGAGCTGTGGCCCGGACTTCGCCCTCTACAGCGGCGATGACGCCACCGGCTGCGAGTTCATGCTGCGCGGCGGTGACGGGGTGATCTCGGTGACGACCAATGTCGCTCCGCGCCAGATGCAGGCGATGTGCGCCGCGGCGCTCGCCGGAGAGCGCGAGCAGGCCGTCGCCCTCGATCAGCCCCTCGCCGGTCTGCATGCCGAGTTGTTCGTGCAGTCCAACCCGATCCCGGTAAAATGGGCGGTCTCCGAACTGGGGCGCTGTCCGCGCGGGATCCGGTTGCCGTTGACCTGGCTCTCCGATGAATATCACGGACGTGTCAGGGCCGCCATGGAGCGGGCCGGCATCCTCTGA
- a CDS encoding nucleoside deaminase has translation MQAIHITHPDWLNELLATRATPLPDPEAQMALVLTLAETNVRQRSGGPFGAAVFTRADGHLLGAGVNRVTASHCSLAHAEMLALASAQQRLGDDDLGRACRGGCVLVSSAEPCAMCMGAIPWSGVEALYCGARDSDVRAIGFDEGDKPVDWVARYAQRGIAVTRDLLRPRAIAVLAAYVASGGVRYGPATASG, from the coding sequence ATGCAAGCGATCCATATCACCCACCCCGACTGGTTGAACGAACTCCTCGCGACCCGCGCCACACCCCTGCCCGACCCCGAGGCACAGATGGCGCTGGTGCTCACCCTGGCCGAGACCAATGTACGCCAGCGTAGCGGTGGCCCCTTCGGCGCGGCGGTGTTCACACGCGCCGATGGGCATCTGCTCGGCGCCGGGGTCAACCGCGTCACCGCCAGCCACTGCTCGCTCGCCCATGCCGAGATGCTGGCGCTGGCGAGCGCCCAGCAACGGCTCGGCGACGACGACCTGGGACGCGCCTGCCGCGGTGGTTGCGTGCTGGTGAGCAGCGCCGAGCCCTGCGCTATGTGCATGGGCGCGATCCCCTGGAGCGGGGTCGAGGCACTCTACTGCGGGGCTCGCGACAGCGACGTGCGCGCGATCGGTTTCGACGAAGGGGACAAGCCCGTCGACTGGGTGGCGCGCTATGCACAACGCGGAATCGCGGTCACCCGCGACCTGCTGCGCCCACGCGCGATTGCCGTCCTCGCGGCCTATGTCGCCAGCGGCGGCGTACGCTACGGCCCTGCCACGGCGTCGGGCTGA
- the ilvN gene encoding acetolactate synthase small subunit: MRHIIAVLLENEAGALSRVAGLFSARGYNIESLTVAPTDDPTLSRMTLVTTGNDDIVEQIKKQLNKLVDTVKLLDLCEGPHIEREMMLVKVRAERRDREELKRLVDIFRAKIIDVTDTSYVIELTGATHKLDAFIDTVAEELIIEVVRSGPTGISRGEKGLTI, translated from the coding sequence ATGAGACACATCATCGCCGTGTTGCTGGAGAACGAGGCGGGCGCGCTGTCGCGTGTTGCCGGGCTGTTCTCGGCCCGTGGCTACAACATCGAATCCCTGACCGTCGCTCCGACCGACGATCCCACGCTCTCGCGCATGACGCTGGTGACCACCGGCAACGACGACATCGTCGAGCAGATCAAGAAGCAGCTCAACAAGCTCGTCGATACCGTCAAGCTGCTCGATCTCTGCGAGGGCCCGCACATCGAGCGCGAGATGATGCTGGTCAAGGTGCGCGCCGAGCGGCGTGACCGCGAGGAGCTGAAGCGTCTGGTCGACATCTTCCGCGCCAAGATCATCGATGTCACCGACACCAGTTATGTCATCGAACTGACCGGGGCGACCCACAAGCTCGACGCCTTCATCGATACCGTCGCCGAGGAGCTGATCATCGAGGTCGTGCGCTCCGGGCCGACCGGGATCTCCCGTGGCGAGAAGGGTCTGACCATCTAG
- the ilvC gene encoding ketol-acid reductoisomerase has protein sequence MNVYYDKDADLSLIQGKQVAIIGYGSQGHAHANNLKDSGVSVTVGLREGSASAVKAANAGLAVKSIEEAVAGADVVMVLAPDEHQGALYRDQIAPNIKQGAALAFAHGFNVHFGQIEPREDLDVIMIAPKGPGHLVRSTYTQGGGVPSLIAVYQDATGQARDIAMAYASANGGGRAGIIETSFREECETDLFGEQAVLCGGLVSLIQNGFETLVEAGYAPEMAYFECLHEVKLIVDLIYEGGIANMRYSISNTAEYGDLTRGPRVVNAESKAEMKRVLEEIQSGQFAKEFILENQAGASSLKALRRIGAEHQIEEVGERLREMMPWIREQKLVDKTRN, from the coding sequence ATCAACGTTTACTACGACAAAGACGCCGATCTGTCCCTCATCCAGGGCAAGCAGGTCGCCATCATCGGCTATGGTTCGCAGGGCCACGCCCATGCCAACAACCTCAAGGACTCCGGCGTCTCGGTCACCGTCGGTCTGCGCGAGGGTTCGGCCTCGGCGGTCAAGGCGGCCAACGCCGGTCTGGCGGTGAAGTCGATCGAGGAGGCTGTTGCCGGTGCCGACGTGGTGATGGTGCTCGCCCCCGACGAACACCAGGGCGCGCTCTACCGCGACCAGATCGCCCCCAACATCAAGCAGGGTGCGGCGCTCGCCTTCGCCCACGGCTTCAACGTCCACTTCGGTCAGATCGAGCCGCGCGAGGACCTCGACGTCATCATGATCGCGCCCAAGGGCCCCGGTCACCTGGTGCGCTCGACCTACACCCAGGGCGGCGGCGTGCCGAGCCTGATCGCGGTCTACCAGGACGCCACCGGCCAGGCCCGCGACATCGCCATGGCCTATGCCTCGGCCAACGGCGGCGGCCGCGCCGGCATCATCGAGACCAGCTTCCGCGAGGAGTGCGAGACCGACCTCTTCGGTGAGCAGGCGGTGCTCTGCGGCGGCCTGGTGTCGCTGATCCAGAACGGCTTCGAGACCCTGGTCGAGGCCGGCTATGCTCCCGAGATGGCCTACTTCGAGTGCCTCCACGAGGTCAAGCTGATCGTCGACCTGATCTACGAGGGCGGCATCGCCAACATGCGCTACTCGATCTCCAACACCGCCGAGTACGGTGATCTCACCCGTGGTCCGCGCGTCGTCAACGCCGAGTCCAAGGCCGAGATGAAGCGTGTGCTCGAGGAGATCCAGTCGGGTCAGTTCGCCAAGGAGTTCATCCTCGAGAACCAGGCCGGCGCCTCCTCGCTCAAGGCCCTGCGTCGTATCGGCGCCGAGCACCAGATCGAGGAAGTGGGTGAGCGTCTGCGCGAGATGATGCCCTGGATCCGCGAGCAGAAGCTGGTCGACAAGACCCGCAACTGA
- a CDS encoding PilZ domain-containing protein has protein sequence MSKHAESSFHERRTQARISAEIPIKVRLPGRDQPVSALNQDLSWGGARFIVSGKSLDGQLPTREAGPLTLLLPWTGGGQITAEAELARAQRLADGRYQVAVRFQSLSPRSQARLEKLLNMLCPRDGVDGPALVRELNITMADASDMRHTLKQVVSGEVTLSAFESYAVDQSIRLVIRGDGDLPSLRLRARVREVTIARAADGNWPALYSLRFAIEHPRPMLKKLVELLLEQLPSDWKAPASSYAEAPDWLRGAHLASPSEVVPPSTDSCSTLEARYPDALNYLALVWGDSEAFDLRFQELIIGEYAEPGGWPEDAWEELGLLQDVHDQAYGVPSVRDNPLRGGRVT, from the coding sequence ATGAGTAAACACGCAGAGTCCAGTTTCCACGAGCGCCGCACCCAGGCACGCATCAGCGCCGAGATCCCCATCAAGGTCAGGTTGCCGGGGCGTGACCAGCCCGTCTCGGCGCTGAACCAGGATCTCTCTTGGGGCGGGGCGCGCTTCATCGTCAGTGGCAAGTCGCTCGATGGCCAGCTGCCGACCCGCGAGGCCGGCCCCCTGACCCTGCTGCTACCCTGGACCGGTGGCGGTCAGATCACCGCTGAGGCCGAACTCGCCCGCGCCCAGCGTCTTGCCGACGGACGCTATCAGGTCGCGGTTCGTTTCCAGAGCCTGTCGCCGCGCAGCCAGGCCCGGCTCGAGAAGCTGCTCAACATGCTCTGTCCGCGCGATGGCGTCGATGGACCGGCGCTGGTGCGCGAACTCAACATCACCATGGCCGACGCCAGCGACATGCGCCACACCCTCAAGCAGGTCGTCAGTGGCGAGGTGACGCTGAGCGCCTTCGAGTCCTATGCGGTGGATCAGAGCATCCGCCTGGTGATCCGGGGCGATGGCGATCTGCCCTCGTTGCGGCTGCGCGCGCGGGTGCGCGAGGTGACGATCGCGCGTGCGGCCGATGGCAACTGGCCGGCGCTCTATTCGTTGAGGTTCGCGATCGAGCACCCGCGTCCGATGCTCAAGAAGCTCGTCGAGTTGCTCCTCGAGCAGCTGCCGAGCGACTGGAAGGCCCCGGCGTCGAGCTACGCCGAGGCGCCGGACTGGTTGCGTGGCGCGCACTTGGCAAGCCCCAGCGAGGTGGTGCCGCCCTCGACCGATAGTTGCTCGACGCTCGAGGCGCGCTATCCCGATGCGCTCAATTATCTGGCGCTGGTCTGGGGGGACTCCGAGGCCTTCGATCTGCGTTTCCAGGAGCTGATCATCGGTGAGTACGCCGAGCCCGGTGGCTGGCCGGAGGATGCCTGGGAGGAGCTGGGGCTGCTGCAGGACGTCCACGATCAGGCCTACGGGGTACCGAGCGTGCGCGACAACCCGCTGCGCGGTGGGCGGGTGACCTGA
- a CDS encoding acetolactate synthase 3 large subunit — translation MGADAAEGPSGPLLSGGEIVVQALADEGVECVFGYPGGAVLHIYDALFRHGALRHILVRHEQAAAHAADGYSRATGKCGVCLVTSGPGATNVVTGIATAYMDSIPMVVLTGQVPTPVIGSDAFQEVDTVGITRPCVKHNFLVKDVRELALTIRKAFYIATSGRPGPVVVDIPKDVTDPGIKVPYAYPREVRMRSYSPIEKGHSGQIRRAVELMRAAKRPVFYTGGGVVLGEASGQLTELVRESGFPITSTLMGLGAYPTSDRQFLGMLGMHGTYEANMAMHETDVLIAVGARFDDRVTGKIEHFCPNAKIVHIDVDPSSISKNVKVDVPIVGQVGKVLEEMLRLYREQPAVPGTDTALAAWWEQIAQWRALDCLQYDRTSSTIKPQFAIETLHKVTKGDLYLTSDVGQHQMFAAQFYGFDKPRRWINSGGLGTMGFGLPAAIGVQLGHPDAQVACVSGEASILMCIQELATCMQYGLPIKVILLNNGYMGMVRQWQEFFYDGRYAHSYVDAVPDFVKLAESFGHVGMRVERPEELESAMQEAFAMTDRFVFLDVVVDPTENVYPMIAAGKGQHEMQLSPSLSDRELA, via the coding sequence ATGGGCGCGGACGCGGCCGAGGGGCCGTCTGGACCGCTGTTGAGCGGCGGCGAGATCGTCGTCCAGGCACTGGCCGACGAGGGCGTCGAGTGCGTATTCGGCTATCCCGGCGGTGCCGTCCTGCACATCTACGACGCACTCTTCCGTCACGGCGCGCTGCGTCACATCCTGGTGCGTCACGAGCAGGCCGCGGCCCATGCCGCCGATGGCTATTCTCGCGCCACCGGCAAGTGCGGCGTCTGCCTGGTCACCTCGGGGCCGGGCGCGACCAACGTGGTCACCGGGATCGCTACCGCCTATATGGACTCGATCCCGATGGTGGTGCTCACCGGTCAGGTGCCGACCCCGGTGATCGGCAGCGATGCCTTTCAGGAGGTCGACACCGTCGGCATCACCCGGCCCTGCGTCAAGCACAACTTCCTCGTCAAGGACGTGCGCGAGCTGGCGCTGACCATCCGCAAGGCCTTCTATATCGCCACTTCGGGGCGACCCGGTCCGGTGGTGGTCGATATCCCCAAGGATGTCACCGACCCCGGTATCAAGGTGCCCTATGCGTATCCGCGCGAGGTGCGGATGCGCTCCTACAGCCCGATCGAGAAGGGCCACTCGGGGCAGATCCGCCGCGCCGTCGAGCTGATGCGCGCGGCCAAGCGGCCGGTGTTCTACACCGGCGGCGGGGTGGTGCTCGGCGAGGCCTCGGGGCAACTCACCGAGCTGGTGCGTGAGTCCGGCTTCCCGATCACCAGTACACTGATGGGGCTGGGTGCCTATCCGACGAGCGATCGTCAGTTCCTCGGCATGCTCGGCATGCACGGGACCTACGAGGCGAACATGGCGATGCACGAGACCGATGTGTTGATCGCCGTCGGCGCGCGCTTCGATGACCGCGTCACCGGCAAGATCGAGCACTTCTGTCCCAACGCCAAGATCGTCCACATCGATGTCGATCCCTCCTCGATCTCGAAGAACGTCAAGGTCGACGTGCCCATCGTCGGTCAGGTCGGCAAGGTGCTCGAGGAGATGCTGCGGCTCTATCGCGAGCAGCCGGCGGTTCCGGGCACCGACACGGCGCTTGCCGCCTGGTGGGAGCAGATCGCACAGTGGCGCGCGCTCGACTGTCTCCAGTACGATCGCACCAGCAGCACGATCAAGCCGCAGTTCGCCATCGAGACCCTGCACAAGGTCACCAAGGGCGATCTCTACCTCACCTCGGATGTCGGTCAGCACCAGATGTTCGCGGCCCAGTTCTACGGCTTCGACAAGCCGCGGCGCTGGATCAACTCCGGCGGGCTCGGCACCATGGGCTTCGGCCTGCCGGCGGCCATCGGCGTCCAGCTCGGTCATCCCGACGCCCAGGTCGCCTGTGTCTCGGGCGAGGCGAGTATCCTCATGTGCATCCAGGAGCTGGCCACCTGCATGCAGTACGGCCTGCCGATCAAGGTGATCCTGCTCAACAACGGCTATATGGGCATGGTGCGGCAGTGGCAGGAGTTCTTCTACGACGGCCGTTACGCGCACTCCTATGTCGACGCGGTGCCCGACTTCGTCAAGCTCGCCGAGAGCTTCGGTCATGTCGGCATGCGCGTGGAGCGCCCGGAGGAGTTGGAGTCGGCGATGCAGGAGGCGTTCGCGATGACCGACCGGTTCGTGTTCCTCGACGTGGTGGTCGATCCCACGGAGAACGTCTATCCGATGATCGCCGCCGGCAAGGGCCAGCACGAGATGCAGCTCTCGCCGAGCCTGTCCGATCGAGAACTGGCCTGA
- a CDS encoding YceI family protein — translation MRHSILALGCSALLAATPALADWTLDPERSHLAFVSIKSGDVAEINTFEEVHGVVGEQGDVTVTLMLDSVETLIPIRNERMREMLFETADYREAVLEAKVDPVQLAGLEVGALMPLIAEGRLSLHGETQPMTISMQVARLDATTLMVATTKPLIVDAEKFGLSDGVERLREIAGLERIARAVPVSFVATFVAQPE, via the coding sequence ATGCGTCATTCGATCCTTGCACTGGGCTGTAGCGCCCTGCTCGCCGCGACTCCGGCACTCGCCGACTGGACTCTCGACCCCGAGCGCTCGCACCTGGCCTTCGTCTCGATCAAGTCGGGCGATGTCGCCGAGATCAACACCTTCGAGGAGGTGCATGGCGTGGTCGGTGAGCAGGGCGATGTCACCGTGACGCTGATGCTCGACAGCGTCGAGACACTGATCCCGATCCGCAACGAGCGCATGCGCGAGATGTTGTTCGAGACCGCCGACTATCGCGAGGCGGTGCTCGAGGCCAAGGTCGATCCCGTGCAGCTCGCTGGGCTCGAAGTCGGGGCGCTGATGCCCTTGATCGCCGAGGGGCGACTGTCGTTACACGGCGAGACCCAGCCGATGACCATCAGCATGCAGGTGGCGAGACTCGATGCAACGACGCTGATGGTGGCCACGACCAAGCCGCTGATCGTCGATGCGGAGAAGTTCGGGTTGAGCGATGGGGTGGAGCGGCTGCGCGAGATCGCCGGGCTCGAGCGTATCGCCCGGGCGGTGCCGGTGAGCTTTGTCGCGACCTTCGTTGCTCAGCCGGAGTGA
- the fabA gene encoding 3-hydroxyacyl-[acyl-carrier-protein] dehydratase FabA: MTKEASFDREELLACGHGEMFGPGNAQLPVPNMLMMDRILRIADFGGANGKGEILAELDVNPDLWFFQCHFPGDPVMPGCLGLDALWQLVGFYLAWIGNPGHGRALGVGEVKFTGQVLPEASKVTYHIDMKRVISRKLVLGIGDGIVQVDGRTIYTAKDLRVGLFTSTEGF; the protein is encoded by the coding sequence ATGACCAAAGAAGCCTCCTTCGACAGGGAAGAACTCCTCGCCTGCGGCCACGGGGAGATGTTCGGCCCGGGCAACGCGCAGCTGCCTGTGCCCAACATGCTGATGATGGACCGCATCCTGCGCATCGCCGACTTCGGCGGCGCCAATGGCAAGGGCGAGATCCTCGCCGAACTCGACGTCAACCCCGATCTCTGGTTCTTCCAGTGTCACTTCCCCGGCGATCCGGTGATGCCCGGCTGTCTTGGACTCGACGCACTGTGGCAGCTGGTCGGTTTCTACCTGGCCTGGATCGGCAACCCCGGCCACGGCCGCGCGCTCGGCGTCGGCGAGGTCAAGTTCACCGGACAGGTGCTGCCCGAGGCGAGCAAGGTCACCTATCACATCGACATGAAGCGGGTGATCTCGCGCAAGCTGGTGCTCGGCATCGGTGACGGCATCGTCCAGGTCGACGGTCGCACCATCTACACCGCCAAGGACCTGCGCGTGGGGCTGTTCACCTCGACCGAAGGGTTCTGA
- the bamC gene encoding outer membrane protein assembly factor BamC — protein sequence MAILVPLMAGCSMSAVNDALPDQRLAYKKQREAGENLEVPPDLVGSSFDDALDVPGVVAGTTTYSEYSGSRAARARIAASGSSEVLPEVADVELKRRGDERWLEVEGSPQQVWSRVVAFWREQGILLLDQNPAVGVMRTDWLDNRAEIRKDFVTRMLSKVVEGVYATSTRDQYRVRIERGTGAGTTDVHLSHRGMEEKLVTNALGDSAGTVWEPSGRDAGKEAEMLRRLMIYLGASTQRAATVVAAGGDTVAPQRARLTEDGGVQVLAIDEEFRRAWRLTGSALDRAGFAVEDRDQSRGLYYVRYGGEGGRAVEGEEKRGMFSRLAFWRGKGESEEGVRQYLIQVEGDTQKSRVRVLDDKGRIDDSASAERILGLLQAEIR from the coding sequence GTGGCGATCCTGGTCCCCCTGATGGCCGGCTGCAGCATGTCTGCCGTCAACGACGCGCTGCCCGACCAGCGTCTCGCCTACAAGAAGCAGCGCGAGGCCGGTGAGAACCTCGAAGTTCCGCCGGACCTGGTCGGCAGCAGCTTCGACGACGCGCTCGACGTGCCCGGAGTCGTGGCCGGTACCACCACCTATTCCGAATACTCCGGCTCGCGCGCGGCGCGGGCACGGATCGCCGCCTCGGGTTCCTCGGAGGTGCTGCCCGAGGTCGCCGACGTCGAACTCAAGCGTCGCGGTGACGAGCGCTGGCTCGAGGTCGAGGGTTCGCCGCAGCAGGTGTGGTCGCGGGTCGTCGCCTTCTGGCGCGAGCAGGGGATCCTGCTGCTCGACCAGAACCCCGCTGTCGGGGTGATGCGCACCGACTGGCTCGACAACCGCGCCGAGATCCGCAAGGACTTCGTCACCCGCATGCTGAGCAAGGTGGTCGAGGGGGTCTACGCCACCTCGACGCGCGATCAGTACCGGGTGCGCATTGAGCGCGGCACCGGCGCCGGCACCACCGATGTCCATCTCAGTCATCGCGGCATGGAGGAGAAGCTGGTCACCAACGCCCTCGGCGACAGTGCCGGGACGGTGTGGGAGCCCAGTGGCCGTGATGCCGGCAAGGAGGCCGAGATGCTGCGTCGGCTGATGATCTATCTCGGTGCCTCGACGCAGCGTGCCGCGACGGTGGTCGCCGCGGGCGGTGATACGGTTGCGCCGCAGCGGGCGCGACTGACCGAGGACGGTGGTGTCCAGGTGCTGGCGATCGACGAGGAGTTCCGGCGTGCCTGGCGCCTGACCGGCTCGGCGCTCGATCGCGCCGGCTTCGCGGTCGAGGATCGCGACCAGAGCCGAGGGCTCTATTACGTTCGCTACGGCGGCGAGGGCGGGCGTGCGGTCGAGGGCGAGGAGAAGCGCGGCATGTTCTCGCGTCTGGCCTTCTGGCGCGGCAAGGGCGAGTCGGAGGAGGGGGTACGTCAGTACCTGATCCAGGTCGAGGGCGATACCCAGAAATCCCGCGTCCGGGTGCTCGACGACAAGGGGCGGATCGACGACTCGGCCAGCGCCGAGCGTATCCTCGGTCTGCTGCAGGCCGAGATCCGCTGA